Within Quercus lobata isolate SW786 chromosome 5, ValleyOak3.0 Primary Assembly, whole genome shotgun sequence, the genomic segment ATAATGTTACAGACTTGGCAGAGGACAAAACTATTGAAGATAATGGTATTACTAACCTCCTTGTTAATGCCAATCATGGTTTGCCCTTTGAATTGCCATGTCACTGAGACGCCAGATTGATACAGAGCTTGGATGACAACGTTAGTCCACATGGTCATGTTGATAAGTGGTTCAGTTTGTCTCAATGGTGGCTTTTCCATCAGTTTCTTTGATGGTGGCTCAGTCAATAATCCAAGGCCACCAAGAAGAGTCACAACAAAGTTTGCCCAGGCTAATTGGATGGTTGTAATTGGAGAATGTCCGAAAATCGTTGTTGTGATAAAGGTTATCAACAACCCTGCTATATTCATGGTGAGCTCAAGTTGCATATACTTGCAAATATTGTCATAAATACATCTTCCGCATCTGACAAGACTGACCAAGACACCGAGATTTCCATCCATGATGATGAGGTTACAACTTTCTCTAACCATTTCACTGCTAAAAGTCTGTATGGTGATCCTTACATCAGCTTCCTTTAGTGCTGGAATCACATTTGAACTAACTCCAACCATTGCTACAGTGTgaccttttttctttaaacattGCACTAGAAGGAGCTTGTCAGAAGGGATTAAACCTCCCATTAAGATGATTTTATCCACTTCATCCATCCGCTTTTTGTTGGTGTAGTTTCGAAACTCTTTTGCCTCAAGCTTCAATTTATCTGCATTGGGAAGTAGTCTATACTCAGAAGCTATGTCCTCCAATATTGAGACACTATCTTCTGAAATCAATATGATATTAACTCCAGCATTTATCCAAGCTTCTATTTCTCCTCTTGTCGAGTCCATGTCAACTTCCACTGGGTTTAGTGATCGCCAACCACTTTTGTCAATACAGACAGTCGTGACTGAATTCATGGTGAGACAAGCCAAGGGTTCTTGAATAGTGGCCTTGCCAAATAGCATCTTCTTATTCCAATAACCAATGGCAAGAGTGACTACAAAAGGAATCCCTTCTGTTACTCCAAACAGAAACGTAAGAATTGAAGTTGATAATGTGTTGAACTTCCCATTTGGTGTCCAGAAAATTTTCTTACTCGTATCCATGATCCCTTTACTTGCAACTGCTTTCCCCTTGAGGTCTGGGAGGTTAAAATgaaatcttttcttttgaagcaTAAAATGGAAGAACAACACTACAAGGTTGAGGATGGAGAGTAAAAGCCCTGTAATTTGTATGCTAGTGTTCAGCTTATCAAGTTGCACTGGTAATGGGGTCTTGTTGAGGGGGCCATAGGTAACCTTGTTTAACAAGTCACCCAATGTCGTGTTCATGCCCACTGATGTAACTAGCATGCGACCTTTTCCATCAATCACCTTTGGACCATAGAACAGAAATGGGTTTTCGTTGTTAATGATGGAGTCAAGATCATCATCCAGTTTTATGTATTCACCAGATACGAGCAAACCATCAGCAGGGACTAGAGATCCCCTCTCGAGGCATACTATGTCACCCAACAAAACATCTGATATGAATACTTTCTGCGAGCTTCCCCCTCTAATGACCTCAACTTCCACTTGGTGCATTTCCGAAGTACTCTGCCTTCTTGACATCTGCCGCGAACGTTCGAGCCAAAGTTCCCGTAAGGAATGAATAACCACAAGCACCATGATGAAAAGAATTGTGATGACACCTTTATGCCAATCTTTTGGGCTTTTCATAACGATCCCAAAGCCTAGTAACAGCATTGCATACAcgaagagaagaaaaacaatCCAATCATTGCATGTTTTCAAGAGTGATTTGAAGAAGCCTCGTGCAGGAGCCTGTGTTATGGAGGGTGATGAATTAGCAATATCTATGCGTTGAGTACATGGATCTTGCTTAAGACCGGGGATTCCTTTCTCTAAATCAGTACCTAGAGCCTCTGCAATTCTTTGGATGcctccaaaattttgtattgaatCAAAGTTCTTCTCCTTTACCATCTTGGCAATATTTGCTTGTTGGAGTTTTACATCACAGATACAGTTGTCATTATCACCATCCAAATTTACAGTAATGGAGACTTGAGCTGATGCAGATGAGATTTCCAAATCCTGAGAAATAACAATAAGATGATATATTAGAGTTTTGCAAATAACATAATTATttacaatacaatacaatataaaaaataaaaaaaataaaaattgtgacCTAATTCAATGAAATGGGTGTGTGCCATACTGCCATGTGTAACTCATTTGGGAACAAAATGTGATGCgaaaatttacaaaacataGTCTCTATCTTTTCATGTTTTCTCTTCAAGAAACATTTAATAACTCAAATGATCAAATATGCTAATTAATCCTTACGcttaatatataaacaattgTTTTCATTATCAAGTTAAAATCTGCATCTTATTTAGCCCAGAAGAATAAATAATCATAATCTGAAACTTGATTCGAAGATGCTAAACTTGACAATTCTATTTGAGAACTACCAGTCTACCACTGCACTTTTCCGCATGGCAATGTAAATGCAGTTTCTTAtggaaatagaattttttttttggataatataTTGGTTCATTATATAACCCTATTTTTTGGTGAAGACtttgatgaaaataaaataaataaataaataaaaataattactcctcaatttaaagaataactatttttgagaaacaactaTTCCCTACAATGAATATGAAACCAAATAATTGAATAACTATTtcacataaataataatttattataggACCTATTATCGCATAAAAAACATGCCCCAAGAGTCAAGCTTACAAGTTACAAGTTgcatttaagattttattttcaatgGGTAATTAATCAACAAAGATCTTGCGATTAAGTATAAATGAATATAGTGTCCATTTCTTGTTTATGAAAGGAAAGGTGACTAGAAAATTTTGAGATGTtaacataagaagaaaaaaaagaataataataaaagcattttAATTTCTACGCAtgctttttctttaaatggatgaTGAGAGAAAGTAGTACTTTTTAACATTTCAGGTCGTATTTTAATATAATGGTAAAAACATGTACCAAAAGTTCCAAAacacctattaaaaaaatagaaataatttaaaaagaaaaaaaagaaaaggagaaaaagaactTAGGCAAGTTTAAAGCAAGGCAATGAGTCGAAATATGCCCTAAGATTCAACCAGCGTCTAGACGTAGACGGTAATTAATGGGTGTTCTTAGATAATTAATTAACTATTCTAGAAAAAAATGTATaccattttttgtaaaaaatataaaaaactgtcatAAAAgtcaattgatttttattttttataaaaaattttctaaattaataccCTTAAACTTATGTTAACTTTtctcttttaccttttttttttgttgttgcccACTTTCGGCCTATATTCCACTACTTGAAAGCCTCTCTCGGAATCTACAAGGAGGGCAAAAGATAGCtgcgatttttttttccctcagtGCTTTAGgtcatttgaaaataaataaatcttgaCCGTGAGTCCGTGACTTGTACATAGCTCTATCAAATCTACTTAACCATATATATGAGTCAAGTGCTCTAACTACGGTACTTTTTTAGTTTATTCAAATTTTGTCTTTCTGTAATAAGAAAAATGGTGAGTttgatgagaaagaaaaaattttaacattaaattttaacaagttattattaactattattaatgaaaaaaataattttagtggtgtgttcaaattaaaatcattaaTAACCTACTcggaaataatttattataaaaatattatagacgtaACACATAATATTTAATACTATTACCATAATccttctctaaaaaaaaatactattaccataattataaaaaaaaaaaaaagtattacaaaaaaaagtactatatctacaatattttttacgaTATTTCCATTACAAATTTTCAatagtaaattgttattttaaattgaaattacttttttgaccactaataacaacatataataccctactacttatgatttataataaaaatactgTAGACTTAGTATTTCTCTTGTGAAAGATATTAAGACATTTTATtgttatcataatatttttacaacagcTGAGAtgttaattctatttttttttttttttaacgacaaaaaaaagtgctttagaaaatagaaaacttatACTTTCAGAGCTTTATCTGCTCTTATAGTACGTGAATTTGCTCCTTCAGTTTCAAAACGATTTCGTTCCAACAGTGTCTTGCAGATATTACTTGACGAGGTCTCTACCATTAATAGAAAGAATAAGCGTGTAATTCAGATCAAGTATATGACTTATAAGCTCAAACAAATTAACCAAAGTTTCACTATCCACTACTATAGATCCACACTCcacatgaggaaaaaaaaaaaaaaaaacttactgcTTCTCCTGTGTCACTGGGGCTGAGATTGTCTAGAGCAACAGAACCTTTCTCAGATTCATCACCTTTTCGATCCCGTAGCATTGAAACAATCCATTGCCAACGGTTTCGGGCACGGGCCTGTGTTGGGGAGAGTGTTATAGATATGCTTTGAGAGCATAGATCTTGTTCAAGACCAGGGATTCCCTTCTCTAAATCTGTATCTAGAGCCTCTGCAATTTCTTGGATGCCTCCAAACTTCTGCATTGAATCCAAGTCCTCCTCGACCATCAAGGCAATATTTGCTTGTTGCAGTTTTGCATCACCAATACAATTGTTGGAGATTTTCGCAGCCTGCAAAATATCAATTAGATTATATATTAGTGTTCTTGATATTCTTTAATGTtatgtttgagagagagaaaggagtgGAGGGCTTGGAGTAGAGTCCACCATTAATGAGGAGAACCCTTTTTTGTTCTATGGTGCAAAGGTGATTGATGGAAAGGGTTGCATGCTAGTTGCATCAGTGGGCACGTACACTAGATTGGGTGATTTGATGAAGCAGCCCATCACCCCGGAAAGACCCCcttaaatttttcaaacatACAAAGTAGGCATGCTCAAGGTTTCTACCATTACCAAGATTGACCAAAAAGAAATACGAACTCCATCTTTAAGGCCTTTAAATTTTCAAACAGACAAAGTAAGCATGTAATTCAGATCAAGTATATGACTTATAACAAGCTCAaacaaattaaccaaaattTCACTATCCACTAATATAGATCCACACtccacaggaaaaaaaaaacttactgcTTCTCTTGTGTCACCGGGGCTGACATTATCTAGAGCAACAGAACCTTTCTCAGATTCATCACCTTTTCGATCCCGTAGCATTGAAACAATCCATTGCCAATGGTTTCGGGCAGGAGCTTGTGTTGGAGAGATTGTGTTAGCTATGCGTTGTGAGCATAGATCTTGCTCAAGACCAGGGATTCCCTTCTCTAAATCTGTATCTAGAGCCTCTGCAATTTCTTGGATGCCTTCAACCTTCTGCATTGAATCCAAGTCCTCCTCTACCATCATGGCAATGTTTACTTGTTGCAGTTTTGCATCACCAATGCAATAGTTGGAGATTTTCACAGCCTGCAAAATATCAATTAGATTAAATATTAGTATTCTTGCTATTCTTTAATGTTATATTTGGAAGAGAAGGAGAATGAGAAAGAGGAGAGGAGAATAAAGGTAAAGGTGATATATCTCTGAATCTCTCCATATCCTTCTCCATCCAAACCTACGTTAATTCTTGAACTCAGTTGACTTGAAGGCAGACACAAGCATCAAGAAAGTATATTCTGGTCACCTATTCTCCTCTTCTTTCTCCATATCCCTCCATCACCTCTTGAAGATAACTAAAGCACTTTCATCTACAAGTAGGGCAAAATATAGCAGcggtttttctttcttcttcttttttcatggCTTTGGCATGTGAGAGCTCAAACAATAAGCCCGCTCAAAGAAATAAAGGTATGCTTTTTGCCATATATAGATCCAtgggagagaaaattgaaaacttatacTTACTGCTTCTCCTGAGTCATCCTGGCTGATATTAGAAGTCCTTGAGGAAACTATGTCTAGAGCAAGAGAACCCTTGTCAGCATTATCTGCTCCTGGAGCTATACTGGCCATTGACAAGACCGTTTGTTGCGACACTATGTCTCCACCATGGCCACCACTGACCTAAAATAAGACCCAAAATATGAGCTTTATTTTTCaggtattaaaattttcaaggaaTTCAGAGCAAGTGCTTCAAAGAGAATGTTTCTACGagtgttggaaaaaaaaagagtgccTTGACACTTATTGTCAACCACTTCAATAGGTTGTGATATTGGGCATGTTGCTAGACATTTATTCATATGCTTGAGCACAAACAAACCAAAGTTTCACTATCGATCCCATACAGATCGACCCAAGTTCCAAGGGAAAAACATATATAGAAAACATACTGCTCCTGTGTCATCTGGGCTGATATTACTGTAAAAGGAAATGGATGATGAGGCTGCAGGTCTGTCGAGAAAAAGAGAACCTTTCCCAGATTCATCTCCTCCGGGAGAGACCGTTTTCTGAGACTCAAGGACCTCATTTCTAGAGCTTTTGATGGTCAGCATTATTTAGTTTGTCTGAATTAGTCTGGAAAAGACTCTTTCTGCaataaggaaacaaaaaaaataaataaataaatcaataggGTTAACCTAAACAAAACAGctatgaagaaaagaaaaagattgaagaaatAAACTGAATATATTGATGGTGAAGAAAAAGAGCATCTAGCTCCCAAACTATTCTCATCAAGATTATAAGAAGAAATGAAAGTTTTTTCAAGTGATTTAAAAGTAGCAACGTCGaaggaatgaaaaagaaaggatgAAAACCGAGTAATTTGAAAGCAGCTTCGTCGAAGGAGAACGAGAACGAGAACGAGAAAGAATTAAGAATGCTGGTGAGTGGTGAATGAACACTACAAGAAAAGATGGAGAGGAAAGGAGATAGGATTTATGGGAAAGAGAGTTTGTACTTGaaaaggagaaaatgaaaagatagTATTTAGAGATAGTGGAGCAAAGGGTGAAAAATGAGCTTAAATAGAGGAGCTACTTTAACACCTCATTCATGGGATGCGTGTGGCGAAGagaatttgtttttgggttttgtgtttttgtattttttttttttttttgagaaagattgtatatttttatttgagcgTCCTATCTAGGAGGTTTCTAAACCATCTACCCTGTTTGAAAAGAATAATAGTAATCCCACAAGATTCGCC encodes:
- the LOC115991015 gene encoding calcium-transporting ATPase 12, plasma membrane-type-like, yielding MLTIKSSRNEVLESQKTVSPGGDESGKGSLFLDRPAASSSISFYSNISPDDTGAVSGGHGGDIVSQQTVLSMASIAPGADNADKGSLALDIVSSRTSNISQDDSGEAAVKISNYCIGDAKLQQVNIAMMVEEDLDSMQKVEGIQEIAEALDTDLEKGIPGLEQDLCSQRIANTISPTQAPARNHWQWIVSMLRDRKGDESEKGSVALDNVSPGDTREAAAKISNNCIGDAKLQQANIALMVEEDLDSMQKFGGIQEIAEALDTDLEKGIPGLEQDLCSQSISITLSPTQARARNRWQWIVSMLRDRKGDESEKGSVALDNLSPSDTGEADLEISSASAQVSITVNLDGDNDNCICDVKLQQANIAKMVKEKNFDSIQNFGGIQRIAEALGTDLEKGIPGLKQDPCTQRIDIANSSPSITQAPARGFFKSLLKTCNDWIVFLLFVYAMLLLGFGIVMKSPKDWHKGVITILFIMVLVVIHSLRELWLERSRQMSRRQSTSEMHQVEVEVIRGGSSQKVFISDVLLGDIVCLERGSLVPADGLLVSGEYIKLDDDLDSIINNENPFLFYGPKVIDGKGRMLVTSVGMNTTLGDLLNKVTYGPLNKTPLPVQLDKLNTSIQITGLLLSILNLVVLFFHFMLQKKRFHFNLPDLKGKAVASKGIMDTSKKIFWTPNGKFNTLSTSILTFLFGVTEGIPFVVTLAIGYWNKKMLFGKATIQEPLACLTMNSVTTVCIDKSGWRSLNPVEVDMDSTRGEIEAWINAGVNIILISEDSVSILEDIASEYRLLPNADKLKLEAKEFRNYTNKKRMDEVDKIILMGGLIPSDKLLLVQCLKKKGHTVAMVGVSSNVIPALKEADVRITIQTFSSEMVRESCNLIIMDGNLGVLVSLVRCGRCIYDNICKYMQLELTMNIAGLLITFITTTIFGHSPITTIQLAWANFVVTLLGGLGLLTEPPSKKLMEKPPLRQTEPLINMTMWTNVVIQALYQSGVSVTWQFKGQTMIGINKEVSNTIIFNSFVLCQVCNIINARQVRKMNVVEHFPRNPLFWLAVGVILLLQVAFIEITHILAVLAYARLTLLQWFICLSVGMVSWFISCLLIGLQSACIS